In Anolis carolinensis isolate JA03-04 unplaced genomic scaffold, rAnoCar3.1.pri scaffold_14, whole genome shotgun sequence, the following proteins share a genomic window:
- the bola1 gene encoding bolA-like protein 1, which yields MISAGLLFLGRTLFRPTCFSARSFSSPPGPMEGKPVASGIRSKLQRALDPVHLEVANDSHMHAVPRGSETHFRVIVASRRFEGLSLIHRHRLVNEILQEELSGPVHALSIQAKTPEQWEKNPQGIEAPKCLGGSKHDPQMGTKAS from the coding sequence ATGATCTCCGCCGGCCTCTTGTTCCTCGGCCGGACCCTCTTCCGCCCCACTTGCTTCTCGGCCCGATCCTTCTCGTCTCCGCCGGGACCCATGGAGGGGAAGCCGGTGGCGTCGGGGATTCGTTCCAAGCTCCAGCGCGCCCTGGACCCGGTCCACTTGGAGGTGGCCAACGACAGCCACATGCACGCCGTGCCGCGGGGCTCGGAGACCCACTTCCGGGTGATCGTGGCCAGCCGGCGCTTCGAGGGCCTCTCGCTCATCCACCGGCACCGGCTGGTCAACGAGATCCTCCAGGAAGAGCTCTCCGGCCCGGTCCACGCCCTCTCCATCCAGGCCAAGACCCCCGAGCAGTGGGAGAAGAACCCCCAAGGCATCGAGGCCCCCAAGTGTTTGGGGGGCTCCAAGCACGACCCCCAAATGGGCACCAAGGCCTCGTAG